A genomic segment from Gaiellales bacterium encodes:
- the gcvH gene encoding glycine cleavage system protein GcvH, translating to MSDESYPEELHYHEAHDWVRVDGDTATFGITWYAQDTLGEVVFYSPPDVGATVSKDGDYGELESTKAVSALVAPLSGEVVEVNGTLEGNESTVNDDPYGEGWLVKVRMSDPGELDGLMSAGAYRELLESL from the coding sequence ATGAGCGACGAGAGCTACCCCGAGGAGCTGCACTACCACGAGGCCCACGACTGGGTGAGGGTCGACGGTGACACCGCCACGTTCGGCATCACCTGGTACGCCCAGGACACCCTCGGCGAGGTCGTGTTCTACAGCCCGCCCGACGTGGGCGCGACCGTGTCGAAGGACGGCGACTACGGCGAGCTCGAGTCGACCAAGGCCGTGTCGGCGCTGGTGGCGCCGCTGTCCGGCGAGGTGGTCGAGGTGAACGGCACGCTGGAGGGGAACGAGAGCACCGTGAACGACGACCCCTACGGCGAGGGCTGGCTGGTGAAGGTGCGCATGAGCGATCCCGGCGAGCTCGACGGGCTGATGAGCGCCGGCGCGTACCGCGAGCTGCTCGAGTCGCTGTGA